One Peribacillus simplex NBRC 15720 = DSM 1321 genomic region harbors:
- a CDS encoding endonuclease MutS2 — protein sequence MNLMTYEKLQYIQLKEMVKNHCVSGLGKALLDQLKPSSILNVVKNRLSETTEARNLLNAESHIPLKGISHVGYHIDKLEKGMILEPTELVAIADFLRGCRNIKKFMTDKEFFAPTLHSYARSMTEFRSIEEEIQFTIKGNIVVSEASKDLKRIRNQIIKTESKIEERLNKFLKSGANKEFIQEFFISKKDDRYTIPIKASYKNQVAGTIVEVSAKGATVFIEPASVTKLNVELASLKAEESMEEYQLLATLSGTVFEQLKPIKINIELISQYDMIFAKAKFSKSMDAIEPKINDHGYIQLKGCKHPLLPQDSVPLDFEIGKDYRSLIITGPNAGGKTVVLKTIGILTLAVMSGLHVAGKEGTELAVFDQVFVDIGDNQSIENALSTFSSHMKNISEIMGAITNNSLLLFDEIGSGTEPNEGAALAIAILEEFYQRGCITVATTHYGEIKRYSEIHSDFMNAAMQFNSETLEPKYKLLIGQSGESNALWIAKKMNVREKVLQKAKLYIDNKDYDLERVQEGKIKKAKPTAIPKEASYEYEVGDKVKVSELDGYAIVYKKKDSYNNVTVLFEDTFKEVHANRLELEIKAVDLYPEGYDLNSLFVSYKERKLDRDLERGSKKALKNVAADIRKKLGE from the coding sequence ATGAATTTGATGACATATGAAAAACTACAATATATACAACTGAAAGAAATGGTGAAAAACCATTGTGTAAGTGGTTTAGGAAAAGCATTATTGGATCAGTTAAAGCCAAGCAGCATTTTGAACGTTGTTAAAAATCGGTTAAGCGAGACGACGGAGGCAAGGAATTTGCTAAATGCAGAAAGCCATATTCCCTTAAAGGGTATTTCCCATGTGGGCTACCATATCGACAAACTGGAAAAGGGAATGATTTTGGAGCCCACTGAGTTGGTGGCGATAGCAGACTTCTTAAGAGGCTGCAGGAATATCAAGAAATTCATGACCGATAAAGAGTTCTTTGCACCTACCCTGCATTCCTACGCCCGCTCCATGACTGAATTCAGGAGCATTGAAGAAGAAATCCAATTTACCATAAAGGGAAATATCGTCGTTTCCGAAGCCAGCAAGGATCTGAAACGGATTCGGAACCAAATCATCAAGACGGAAAGTAAAATAGAGGAACGGTTGAATAAGTTCTTGAAGAGCGGGGCCAATAAAGAGTTCATTCAGGAGTTTTTCATCAGCAAAAAAGATGATCGCTATACAATCCCGATCAAAGCCTCTTATAAAAATCAGGTGGCCGGAACGATCGTGGAAGTTTCTGCAAAAGGGGCTACCGTGTTCATTGAACCTGCCTCTGTAACGAAGTTGAATGTAGAATTGGCTAGTTTAAAAGCGGAAGAATCGATGGAAGAGTATCAACTTTTGGCCACATTATCTGGGACGGTTTTCGAGCAGCTGAAACCGATCAAGATCAATATCGAGCTAATCAGTCAATATGACATGATCTTCGCAAAAGCCAAGTTCAGTAAAAGCATGGATGCCATCGAACCGAAAATCAATGATCATGGTTATATTCAGTTAAAAGGCTGTAAACATCCTCTTTTGCCACAAGACAGTGTACCTTTGGATTTTGAGATCGGTAAGGATTATCGCAGCTTGATCATTACTGGTCCAAATGCCGGGGGGAAAACAGTCGTCCTGAAAACGATCGGCATCCTTACGTTGGCCGTCATGTCAGGGCTTCATGTTGCCGGAAAAGAGGGGACGGAGCTTGCCGTCTTCGATCAGGTATTCGTCGACATCGGTGACAATCAAAGTATTGAAAATGCGCTGAGCACGTTTTCATCGCATATGAAAAACATCTCGGAAATCATGGGGGCAATAACCAATAACTCCTTGCTGCTGTTCGATGAAATCGGGAGCGGAACGGAACCGAATGAAGGTGCTGCTTTAGCGATTGCCATCCTTGAGGAATTTTATCAGAGGGGCTGCATAACCGTTGCGACGACCCATTATGGTGAAATCAAGCGCTATTCGGAAATACACAGTGATTTCATGAATGCGGCCATGCAGTTCAATAGTGAAACACTTGAGCCAAAGTATAAGCTGTTGATCGGGCAATCCGGGGAAAGCAATGCCCTGTGGATCGCGAAAAAGATGAATGTTCGTGAAAAGGTTTTGCAAAAGGCAAAGCTCTATATCGATAATAAAGACTATGACTTGGAGCGTGTCCAGGAAGGTAAAATCAAAAAAGCGAAGCCAACGGCGATTCCAAAGGAAGCATCATATGAATATGAAGTCGGCGACAAAGTAAAGGTAAGCGAACTGGACGGATATGCGATCGTTTATAAGAAAAAAGATTCATACAATAATGTCACCGTTCTTTTCGAAGATACCTTCAAGGAGGTTCATGCCAATAGGCTCGAGCTTGAAATAAAGGCCGTCGATTTATATCCTGAAGGCTATGATCTCAATTCTTTATTTGTCAGTTATAAAGAAAGGAAATTGGACCGGGACCTTGAACGGGGATCAAAAAAGGCGTTAAAGAATGTAGCAGCGGATATCCGGAAGAAGCTTGGTGAATAG
- a CDS encoding DMT family transporter, which yields MKKNQVLIGALLCLTASISWGAMFPVAERALMYIDPFYFSFLRYLAVSVILGILLLIKEGKESFKLEGKGKKLLFFGTMAFTVYNFLIFAGQDLLGHNGVIVASIMESLMPMISILIIWVFKNARPMKYTIASMFLALIGAILVITNGNLSFVVLLKDSIIPILFILIGVIGWVIYTMGGNQFNGWSTLRYSTLTCILGTTVSAIITFLATAMGLSVPTAEVMQSIYGEMIFMIIFPGAIALLSWNLGIKLLTPINGILFINLVPITTLVIVFIQGKSLSSFELLGTFLVIYALIQNNYYQRKNLPSQVEKLNPRKLKRII from the coding sequence ATGAAAAAAAATCAAGTTTTAATCGGTGCACTTTTATGTTTGACAGCCAGCATTTCTTGGGGAGCGATGTTTCCAGTTGCAGAAAGGGCCTTGATGTATATTGATCCTTTTTATTTCTCTTTTTTGCGATATTTAGCTGTTAGCGTAATTTTAGGGATATTGCTTTTAATTAAAGAGGGGAAGGAGTCATTTAAGCTGGAAGGGAAAGGAAAGAAATTATTATTTTTTGGAACGATGGCGTTCACTGTATACAACTTTCTCATTTTCGCAGGTCAAGACTTACTGGGACATAACGGGGTAATTGTTGCTTCCATCATGGAATCATTAATGCCCATGATTTCAATTTTAATAATATGGGTTTTCAAAAATGCGAGACCCATGAAATATACCATCGCCAGCATGTTCCTTGCCTTGATAGGGGCCATTCTTGTCATTACCAACGGCAACTTATCCTTCGTAGTTTTATTGAAAGATAGCATCATCCCTATCCTTTTCATTCTTATCGGGGTTATAGGGTGGGTTATTTATACGATGGGCGGCAACCAATTCAATGGATGGTCAACACTCCGCTATTCGACTTTAACGTGCATTTTAGGAACAACAGTATCAGCAATCATAACATTCCTCGCAACTGCAATGGGCCTGTCTGTCCCTACAGCAGAGGTTATGCAATCCATTTATGGCGAAATGATTTTCATGATTATTTTCCCCGGTGCCATTGCCCTTTTAAGCTGGAATTTAGGCATTAAACTTTTAACGCCGATCAATGGAATCCTATTTATCAATCTGGTTCCAATAACCACGTTGGTCATCGTTTTTATCCAAGGAAAATCACTATCATCATTCGAATTACTCGGAACTTTTTTAGTCATATATGCATTGATTCAAAACAATTATTATCAAAGAAAAAACTTGCCTTCCCAAGTTGAGAAATTGAATCCAAGGAAATTGAAAAGAATCATTTAA
- a CDS encoding LysR family transcriptional regulator: protein MEMRDLQIFQCVAKYGSVSKAAVELNYVQSNVTARIKHLEQELRTPLFNRHKRGMSLTAEARKMLEYVNKILLDVEELKQVFLDSETPTGILNIGTVETVSDLPKILASYHKQYPNVDLSIKAGLTEDLIKDVIEHRLDGAFVTGPIKHPLIQPYDVCTEKLVLVTRNETFNLEEIITEPFLVFSQGCGYRSKLEQWLKEEELMPKRIMEFNVLETILTSVTLGLGITLVPQSAVNHLTANEKVHVHAIPEEYRNISTVFIHRKDAYMTNSMQSFLQTIEAHHENRFKQNPGLTPELI, encoded by the coding sequence ATGGAAATGCGAGATTTGCAAATATTCCAGTGCGTCGCTAAATATGGAAGCGTAAGTAAGGCGGCTGTTGAGTTGAATTACGTCCAATCCAATGTAACGGCGAGGATTAAGCATTTAGAGCAGGAGTTACGGACGCCTTTATTCAATCGACATAAACGTGGCATGTCTTTAACTGCAGAGGCCAGAAAAATGCTGGAGTATGTAAACAAAATTTTGCTTGATGTGGAAGAACTCAAGCAGGTATTCCTGGATAGTGAAACACCTACAGGGATATTGAACATCGGTACAGTTGAAACGGTCAGCGATCTTCCCAAGATTCTAGCCTCATATCATAAACAGTATCCAAATGTCGATTTATCCATAAAGGCGGGGTTAACAGAAGACCTAATTAAAGATGTCATTGAACATAGGCTGGATGGCGCTTTTGTTACAGGACCAATTAAACATCCGCTCATTCAGCCATACGATGTATGTACAGAAAAACTAGTATTAGTTACAAGAAATGAAACATTTAACCTTGAAGAAATTATAACAGAACCATTTTTAGTATTCAGTCAGGGTTGTGGCTATCGCTCTAAACTGGAACAATGGCTTAAAGAAGAAGAATTGATGCCCAAAAGGATCATGGAGTTCAATGTATTGGAAACGATCTTAACCAGCGTAACACTCGGCCTTGGCATTACCCTCGTACCACAATCAGCGGTAAATCACCTTACAGCCAATGAAAAAGTGCACGTACATGCAATTCCGGAAGAATACCGCAATATCTCGACAGTCTTCATTCACCGTAAAGATGCTTATATGACAAACTCCATGCAAAGCTTCTTGCAAACGATTGAAGCTCATCATGAAAACCGATTTAAGCAAAATCCTGGACTTACTCCTGAGCTGATATGA
- a CDS encoding LysR family transcriptional regulator — protein sequence MDEKDCLILQYLYKDQNLTKAAERLYMTQPALTYRVRQIEKEFQTEILAKNGKNIKMTPAGEYLVSYANKMLIDLRQTKEYLLSMGSETKGSLKLGISSHFGLYNLPSILEEYMVNCPMVHLNVDTGFSTEMMELLMQGEIDVAIVKGDYEWLDEKFLLEEENICIISKDEILVDSLPDFPMINRKEPNVLLKYRNISQIPSEKGIDYWWNERFTSPPLVMMQVDSYETCREMVRRGLGYAIIPRVFLQKSDDLFSHDLILKNGEEIKRRTWMLYRQSSLQLASVSKFVSEIKKLYC from the coding sequence ATGGATGAAAAAGATTGTTTAATTTTACAATATTTATATAAAGACCAGAATCTGACAAAAGCTGCAGAGCGACTTTACATGACCCAACCCGCATTAACGTACCGCGTAAGACAAATTGAAAAGGAATTCCAGACTGAAATACTAGCTAAAAATGGGAAAAATATTAAAATGACTCCTGCTGGAGAATATTTGGTAAGCTATGCAAACAAAATGCTCATAGATTTACGTCAAACAAAAGAGTATTTATTGAGTATGGGAAGTGAAACGAAGGGTAGTTTGAAATTAGGTATAAGCAGCCATTTCGGACTTTATAACCTGCCTTCCATTTTGGAAGAGTACATGGTTAATTGTCCAATGGTCCATTTAAATGTTGATACGGGCTTCAGTACGGAAATGATGGAATTGCTTATGCAAGGTGAGATTGATGTTGCGATTGTAAAAGGCGATTATGAGTGGCTCGATGAAAAGTTTCTTCTTGAGGAAGAAAATATATGCATCATTTCAAAAGATGAGATACTTGTTGATAGCCTTCCAGATTTTCCGATGATTAATCGTAAAGAACCGAATGTTTTACTGAAATATAGAAATATATCGCAAATTCCCTCTGAAAAAGGTATTGATTATTGGTGGAATGAAAGGTTTACATCGCCTCCTCTGGTAATGATGCAAGTGGACAGCTATGAGACATGCAGGGAAATGGTAAGAAGAGGGCTAGGGTATGCCATTATTCCTCGTGTTTTTTTGCAAAAAAGTGATGATTTGTTTTCCCATGATTTGATCTTAAAAAATGGTGAAGAGATAAAAAGAAGAACATGGATGTTATACCGGCAATCATCTTTACAATTAGCCAGTGTTTCCAAGTTTGTGAGTGAAATTAAAAAGCTATATTGCTAA
- a CDS encoding M20 family metallopeptidase yields the protein MSIHVAEGKKSIQMAVDARDAQLRELALNIHAHPELSFHEYQAVKWLIEPLKKAGFSIEKGVANLETSFRATWEGHPGGPTIAILAEYDALAGLGHGCGHNIIGTSAIGAALALKDAHPDLPGKIVVLGTPAEEEGGGKIVMVEDGIFDDVDVAMMCHPQKQSMVLRGGLACVDASFKFYGKASHASSSPEKGISALDAVINTFVAVNSLRQFFKDDVRIHGIITKGGDATNVVPAYCEAEFLLRASTVEELNVVREKVYAAARHATEAIGARIELTEGLIYAERNNNKALAALFKDNLEMLGEVVCDPPAKGGIGSSDIGNVGQVTATIHPYIKITDDAITHTPEFVQAAASERGMIGLNKAAKALAMTAYEVCMNPQLLQEIREEFEGWKANKSCK from the coding sequence ATGTCAATACATGTTGCTGAAGGAAAGAAATCGATTCAAATGGCAGTTGATGCCCGAGATGCTCAATTACGTGAGCTTGCATTGAACATTCATGCTCATCCAGAACTTAGTTTCCATGAATACCAGGCAGTGAAATGGTTGATAGAGCCTTTAAAGAAGGCCGGCTTCTCGATAGAAAAAGGGGTCGCAAATTTAGAAACTTCATTCAGGGCAACATGGGAGGGGCATCCTGGTGGTCCAACGATTGCCATTTTAGCTGAATATGATGCACTGGCAGGACTAGGCCATGGATGTGGCCATAATATTATTGGAACATCAGCCATTGGAGCGGCATTGGCACTGAAAGATGCTCATCCTGACCTTCCGGGGAAAATCGTCGTATTGGGGACACCTGCGGAAGAGGAAGGCGGAGGGAAAATTGTGATGGTCGAGGATGGCATTTTCGATGATGTGGATGTAGCTATGATGTGTCATCCGCAAAAACAGTCAATGGTATTGCGTGGCGGACTGGCATGTGTGGATGCATCTTTTAAGTTTTATGGTAAAGCATCACATGCGTCTTCTTCTCCCGAAAAAGGAATAAGTGCTCTTGATGCAGTCATTAATACTTTTGTTGCCGTCAATTCTTTACGTCAGTTCTTTAAAGATGATGTGAGAATCCATGGAATCATAACAAAGGGCGGGGATGCAACGAATGTAGTTCCTGCCTATTGCGAGGCTGAATTTTTACTGAGGGCAAGCACTGTGGAAGAGTTAAATGTTGTTCGTGAGAAAGTATATGCTGCAGCTCGTCATGCGACAGAAGCCATAGGTGCCAGGATCGAGTTAACCGAAGGCCTGATATATGCTGAACGAAATAATAATAAAGCATTAGCCGCCTTATTTAAAGATAATCTAGAGATGTTAGGGGAGGTTGTATGTGACCCGCCTGCAAAAGGAGGAATCGGTTCATCGGATATTGGTAATGTTGGACAAGTAACTGCGACGATTCATCCGTACATCAAAATAACGGATGACGCAATTACCCATACTCCAGAGTTTGTACAAGCTGCAGCTTCAGAGAGGGGAATGATTGGATTAAATAAAGCAGCAAAGGCTTTAGCGATGACAGCATACGAAGTATGTATGAACCCTCAGCTTCTTCAAGAAATTCGGGAAGAATTCGAAGGGTGGAAAGCTAATAAATCATGTAAATGA
- a CDS encoding YfcC family protein produces MSKVSAEKIKSEPPFKKSKIKMPHTFVIIICMILFAAALSYLVPAGEFDRVEDKKTGNTVVVENSYHSVENNPIGIFEVPLAIVHGLIDASDTVFFIFIVGGVFQIINSTGTIEAVAARVGKTFMNQGIVIIPIFLTLFSIGGFTIGMSAEVMAFVPIGIAIARSLGYDALTGTAMVMLGAAVGFTAGLLNPFNVGIAQAIAEVPMFSGMWLRGIILVVLLIVTSIYIIRYAKKVKNNPLDGIVYDLEKEEKHENLDISSLSSMKPRHYLTIIVVLIGFCFLIWGVSEKGWWMEELAAFFLSLGVVVGFLSKYGPSKIASEFVQGARDITFGAFIVGLAKGVVVVLEQGHVIDSVVNGLAATVGHLPSSIQVLGMYVFQTIMNVFITSGTGMAATTMPILTPLSDLIGVTRQTTILTYQLGDGLSNCILPTSAMLMGSLAVSKIKYQEWVKFFWPLLLIWIVIGAVFILIADFIRY; encoded by the coding sequence ATGAGTAAAGTGAGTGCTGAAAAAATAAAAAGTGAACCCCCATTTAAAAAAAGTAAAATAAAAATGCCACACACATTTGTAATTATTATTTGTATGATCCTATTTGCAGCTGCATTAAGCTATTTAGTGCCCGCAGGTGAGTTTGACAGAGTGGAAGATAAAAAAACTGGTAATACGGTAGTAGTAGAAAACTCTTATCATTCTGTAGAGAACAACCCCATTGGTATATTCGAGGTTCCTTTAGCAATTGTTCATGGCCTAATAGATGCAAGTGACACAGTTTTCTTTATTTTCATTGTCGGTGGAGTATTTCAAATCATTAATTCCACAGGTACGATTGAAGCCGTGGCTGCAAGGGTTGGAAAGACTTTCATGAACCAAGGAATCGTCATCATTCCCATTTTTTTAACTCTATTTTCAATCGGCGGATTCACGATTGGAATGTCAGCAGAAGTCATGGCATTTGTACCTATTGGCATTGCGATTGCAAGGTCATTAGGCTATGATGCATTGACTGGAACTGCCATGGTGATGCTCGGCGCAGCTGTCGGCTTTACAGCTGGACTTCTTAATCCTTTCAATGTAGGAATCGCTCAAGCCATTGCAGAAGTTCCGATGTTTTCCGGGATGTGGTTACGTGGAATCATTTTGGTGGTTTTACTGATTGTCACGAGCATTTATATCATTAGATATGCAAAAAAAGTGAAGAATAATCCACTAGACGGTATTGTGTATGACTTGGAAAAAGAAGAAAAGCATGAGAATTTGGATATATCCTCTTTATCCTCCATGAAGCCTAGACATTACTTAACGATTATTGTCGTGTTGATAGGATTTTGCTTCTTGATTTGGGGTGTTTCCGAAAAAGGCTGGTGGATGGAAGAATTAGCTGCATTTTTCTTATCTTTAGGTGTTGTTGTTGGGTTTTTATCTAAATATGGTCCGAGTAAAATTGCCAGCGAGTTTGTACAGGGGGCAAGGGATATTACATTCGGTGCTTTTATTGTTGGTCTGGCAAAAGGTGTAGTCGTAGTGTTAGAGCAAGGACATGTTATCGATTCAGTTGTAAATGGACTTGCAGCAACAGTAGGCCATTTGCCTAGTTCGATCCAAGTTCTTGGCATGTATGTATTTCAGACCATCATGAATGTGTTCATTACTTCAGGAACGGGTATGGCAGCAACGACCATGCCGATTTTGACACCGCTTTCCGACCTGATTGGTGTTACGAGACAAACGACCATCCTTACTTATCAGTTGGGAGATGGTCTATCAAACTGCATTCTCCCTACCTCTGCCATGCTTATGGGAAGCTTGGCAGTCTCTAAAATCAAATATCAAGAATGGGTGAAGTTCTTCTGGCCCTTGTTATTGATCTGGATTGTAATAGGTGCTGTGTTTATATTAATAGCGGATTTCATCAGATACTAA
- a CDS encoding RNA polymerase sigma-70 factor, which produces MELDTLYKTYQPFLFSIAYRMLGSVTDAEDIVHDLFLQLKLDTEQIKDMKAYLAKMTTNRCLNFLNSARKRREVYTGPWLPEPRVNETEQPLDKVVTDETVAYAFLVLLEQLSPVERAVFVLREAFTYSYEDIAEMLEKNEVNCRKIYSRAKRKLQNDRPVHPEDTKHVDILAKKFIKASATGNFEEFLDLLTEDVVLVTDGGGKVLSALNPIVTKQRVSSFLKGVSAKGGFIGELLPVMVNGQEGILQMKEGKPIKVICFELDPKQKNIRKIFIVSNPDKLNHIPVID; this is translated from the coding sequence GTGGAGTTGGATACATTATATAAGACATATCAACCTTTTCTTTTTTCCATCGCATACCGGATGCTTGGATCGGTTACCGATGCAGAAGATATCGTTCATGATTTATTCCTGCAGCTTAAGCTTGATACTGAACAAATTAAGGACATGAAAGCATATCTTGCGAAAATGACGACAAATCGCTGTCTCAATTTTTTAAATTCAGCCCGTAAGAGAAGAGAGGTTTACACAGGGCCCTGGCTGCCTGAACCTCGGGTAAACGAAACAGAGCAGCCTTTAGATAAGGTTGTAACGGATGAAACGGTTGCTTATGCCTTCCTCGTTTTGCTGGAACAGCTGTCACCTGTTGAAAGAGCGGTGTTCGTGCTTAGAGAAGCATTCACTTATAGCTATGAAGATATTGCCGAGATGCTGGAAAAGAATGAAGTGAACTGCAGAAAGATTTACAGCCGGGCTAAGCGGAAATTACAGAATGATAGGCCCGTCCATCCGGAGGATACGAAACATGTCGATATTTTGGCAAAAAAATTCATAAAAGCATCTGCGACAGGAAACTTTGAGGAGTTTTTGGATCTCCTTACAGAAGATGTTGTCCTTGTTACTGACGGCGGAGGAAAAGTGCTTTCTGCATTAAATCCAATTGTAACCAAACAGCGCGTATCCTCCTTTCTTAAAGGCGTTTCTGCTAAAGGAGGCTTCATAGGAGAACTTCTTCCGGTGATGGTCAATGGCCAGGAAGGAATTTTGCAAATGAAAGAAGGAAAGCCTATCAAAGTCATCTGCTTTGAATTAGATCCAAAACAAAAAAATATCCGCAAAATCTTCATTGTTTCCAATCCCGATAAATTAAATCATATTCCTGTGATAGATTGA
- a CDS encoding carboxymuconolactone decarboxylase family protein — protein MEQRINYMKTNREVVKLMMGLEEYKKTTEIDSTLIELIKIRASQINGCAYCLDMHTKDARAMGETEQRIYCLSAWRETPFYSDSERAALELTEAVTAISANGVPDELYERVRLHFDEKQYIDLVTIIITINGWNRLAISAQNIPGHYKPVMEK, from the coding sequence ATGGAACAACGGATTAACTACATGAAGACAAATCGTGAAGTGGTCAAATTAATGATGGGTTTGGAGGAGTACAAGAAAACAACGGAAATCGATAGCACATTAATCGAATTGATTAAAATTCGCGCGTCTCAAATCAATGGCTGTGCGTACTGCTTGGATATGCATACAAAGGATGCCCGGGCAATGGGTGAAACGGAACAAAGAATTTACTGTTTGAGTGCTTGGCGTGAAACACCATTCTATTCTGATTCGGAAAGGGCAGCGCTGGAATTGACGGAAGCGGTCACGGCCATTTCTGCAAACGGTGTACCTGATGAACTGTATGAGAGGGTCCGCCTTCATTTTGATGAAAAACAATATATCGATCTCGTTACCATAATCATCACCATCAATGGCTGGAACCGATTGGCCATTTCAGCCCAAAACATACCAGGGCACTATAAGCCTGTAATGGAAAAATAA
- a CDS encoding YbjQ family protein: protein MLVVTTEKIEGYKIVEVKGPAFGLIVRSRGIGGDIMAGLKSLVGGEIKQYTAMLEDSRKEAMDRMIKNANEMGANAIIMMRYDSGEIGTNMSEIVAYGTAVIVEKI from the coding sequence GTGTTGGTAGTTACCACAGAAAAAATTGAAGGGTACAAAATTGTAGAGGTAAAAGGGCCTGCCTTCGGTCTAATTGTAAGAAGCAGAGGGATTGGCGGCGATATCATGGCAGGGTTAAAATCCCTGGTAGGCGGAGAAATCAAGCAATATACAGCGATGCTTGAAGATTCAAGAAAAGAAGCTATGGACCGTATGATAAAAAATGCCAATGAAATGGGTGCAAACGCAATTATAATGATGAGATATGATTCTGGGGAAATCGGTACAAATATGAGCGAAATTGTTGCATATGGAACCGCCGTCATTGTGGAGAAAATATAA